The following coding sequences are from one Apodemus sylvaticus chromosome X, mApoSyl1.1, whole genome shotgun sequence window:
- the Akap14 gene encoding A-kinase anchor protein 14: MNNKKKPPAQKAKIVETTSTAKTKKPEAPEPKHVTEPKPSKPVEDPKKPVTDQKEKKMVTILADPKDKKNATEPKEKKTVTISDPKDKKPVIEKDKRTVTFVTDVKDKRIVTDTRENRIASIDTKEKLLPEVKEKRVQLLDPKEKVIVSPTTAPLSQAAPAAHVTPAAHVAHAPPAAHAPPVAHAPPVAHAPPVVHAPPIAPVLHVVPVAPAAPVAPAAPAVPPAPVAPATPAAPAAPAAPAAPAAPAAPPAPAAPAAPAAPPVPPAPAAPPAPAAPAAPAAPATPAAPAAPAAPVVPAVKQKILVSEGKGKKEVPPRVTQLKEIKALALTAERKEKKASELKEKARVTDVKEKKVVPEVKEKKPVVIEKKDDGTSEVAQTVVEGVLAAAVQFVEEARNPIKNIKWLTHGEFTIEKGRKQIEKFVSTWEFQNRWVYYADFIEKKDLIHSFHYIYRVRWSAPTAVRPMARVSANAYFTIKFNKSKPADMPVDVSYIFENSALLQRPGKIRFREQWLRDITETKNILLDSIPFKVV; encoded by the exons atgaataacaaaaaaaagcCCCCAGCCCAGAAGGCAAAGATTGTGGAGACCACTAGCACAGCCAAGACAAAGAAACCGGAGGCTCCGGAGCCCAAGCATGTTACAGAGCCAAAACCTAGTAAGCCTGTGGAGGACCCGAAGAAGCCTGTGACAgatcagaaagagaagaaaatggtgaccATCCTTGCAGacccaaaagacaaaaagaatgcGACGGagccaaaagaaaagaagactgtGACGATTTCAGATCCCAAAGACAAGAAACCTGTGATAGAGAAAGACAAGAGAACGGTGACATTTGTGACAGATGTGAAAGACAAGAGGATTGTGACTGATACAAGAGAAAACAGGATTGCATCTATAGACACAAAAGAAAAGCTTTTGCCTGAAGTAAAAGAGAAGAGAGTGCAACTGTTAGACCCAAAAGAGAAGGTGATTGTTTCCCCAACTACTGCGCCACTTTCTCAGGCCGCTCCGGCTGCACATGTTACACCAGCTGCACATGTTGCGCATGCTCCACCAGCTGCACATGCTCCGCCTGTTGCGCATGCTCCACCTGTTGCGCATGCTCCGCCTGTTGTGCATGCTCCGCCTATTGCGC CAGTTTTGCATGTTGTGCCAGTTGCACCTGCTGCACCAGTTGCACCTGCTGCGCCAGCTGTGCCTCCTGCGCCAGTTGCGCCTGCTACTCCAGCTGCACCTGCTGCGCCAGCTGCACCTGCTGCTCCAGCTGCTCCAGCTGCGCCACCTGCACCAGCCGCACCAGCTGCGCCAGCTGCGCCACCCGTGCCACCTGCGCCAGCTGCGCCACCCGCACCAGCCGCACCAGCTGCACCAGCTGCGCCAGCCACGCCAGCTGCACCAGCCGCACCAGCCGCACCAGTTGTGCCAGCAGTAAAACAGAAGATCCTGGtgtcagaggggaaggggaagaaggaagtgcCACCACGTGTGACCCAGTTAAAGGAAATCAAGGCACTGGCACTcacagcagagagaaaagaaaagaaggcgtCTGAGCTCAAAGAGAAGGCGCGCGTGACAGATGTAAAAGAGAAGAAAGTTGTGCCAGAGGTAAAAGAGAAAAAGCCTGTAGTTATCGAGAAGAAAGACGACGGGACAAGTGAAGTAGCTCAGACTGTAGTTGAGGGCGTCCTGGCTGCTGCTGTTCAGTTTGTGGAAG AAGCCAGAAACCCCATCAAGAACATCAAGTGGCTCACTCACGGGGAATTCACGATAGAAAAGGGTCGAAAACAAATTGAAAAGTTTGTTTCA ACATGGGAGTTTCAAAACCGCTGGGTGTACTATGCTGATTTTATAGAGAAGAAAGACTTAATTCACTCCTTCCACTATATCTACCGGGTGCGCTGGAGTGCCCCCACTGCTGTGCGACCCATGGCACGAGTCAGCGCCAACGCCTACTTCACCATCAAGTTCAACAAGAGCAAGCCTGCG